The Saprospiraceae bacterium genome includes a window with the following:
- a CDS encoding galactose mutarotase gives MSSFEIEIEGFGYVGDDEVTLISLRNRYGQKVSITNLGGIVHRWVCPDRFGQPADILLGRENLEGYLTNHPYFGAIVGRYANRIAFGKFNIGSEEYQLQTNLAPHHLHGGVVGFDKKIWDFKISKGTDVCTVQLSTISPHLEEGYPGNLMIEVCYTFNNNELIIEYFAQTDKPTIVNLTNHCYFNLSGRQNGDVLDHEVRIAADNYTEVDDTLIPTGRIQSVQGSILDLRNYRKLSECILAHDPIFSNTNGFDHNYVVNDHQHDVPIAQVKHEASGRLLEVFTDQPGVQLYTGNWLGDVDGKEGKYKPYAGLCLETQHFPDSPNHSSFPTTLLIPGEQYYSKTIYKVSNF, from the coding sequence ATGTCAAGTTTTGAGATAGAAATTGAAGGGTTTGGATATGTTGGTGACGATGAAGTGACACTCATATCACTGCGTAATCGATACGGGCAAAAGGTGAGTATCACAAATCTTGGTGGTATCGTGCATCGATGGGTTTGTCCTGATCGTTTTGGACAACCAGCTGATATTTTGCTGGGTCGTGAAAATTTAGAGGGTTATTTGACCAATCATCCTTATTTTGGTGCCATAGTCGGCAGGTACGCCAACAGGATCGCTTTTGGAAAGTTTAACATCGGTAGTGAGGAATATCAGCTTCAGACAAATCTTGCCCCACATCATCTGCATGGAGGTGTTGTTGGTTTTGATAAAAAAATATGGGATTTTAAGATATCAAAGGGTACAGACGTATGTACAGTACAGTTGAGCACCATAAGTCCACACCTCGAAGAAGGCTATCCAGGCAATCTTATGATAGAAGTTTGTTATACATTTAATAATAATGAATTGATTATAGAGTATTTTGCTCAAACAGATAAGCCAACGATAGTGAATCTTACCAACCATTGTTATTTTAATCTGTCAGGTCGTCAGAATGGCGATGTTCTGGACCATGAGGTTCGTATTGCGGCCGATAATTATACAGAAGTAGATGATACTTTGATCCCAACCGGAAGAATACAATCTGTGCAAGGATCGATCCTTGATTTGAGAAATTACAGGAAACTCAGCGAATGTATACTTGCACATGATCCTATATTTTCGAATACAAACGGATTTGATCACAATTATGTAGTAAATGATCATCAACATGATGTACCTATCGCACAAGTAAAACATGAAGCTTCAGGCCGTTTGCTTGAAGTGTTTACAGATCAACCGGGTGTTCAGCTTTATACTGGTAATTGGCTTGGTGATGTTGATGGAAAAGAAGGCAAATATAAACCATATGCAGGTTTATGTCTGGAAACACAGCATTTTCCGGATTCTCCCAATCATAGCAGTTTTCCCACAACCTTATTGATACCAGGTGAGCAGTATTACTCAAAGACGATATACAAAGTCAGTAATTTTTGA
- a CDS encoding T9SS type A sorting domain-containing protein, producing MIIILLLCSAVISAQSNTPAINNPTQEQIKIIEDIKVFPNPAVDYIQIANGSFVVKKIVILNIFSKEVKSFQHYNNAQHDISELKPGLYIIRMVDDKNKVIRSLKFNKNYDGA from the coding sequence TTGATAATAATATTACTTCTTTGTTCAGCTGTCATCTCAGCACAGAGTAATACTCCTGCAATCAACAATCCTACACAGGAGCAGATTAAAATTATTGAAGACATCAAAGTTTTTCCTAATCCGGCTGTTGATTACATACAAATTGCAAATGGTTCATTTGTTGTCAAAAAAATAGTAATACTAAATATCTTCAGTAAAGAGGTAAAATCTTTCCAGCATTACAATAATGCTCAGCATGATATCTCTGAACTCAAACCTGGTCTATATATCATTCGTATGGTGGATGATAAAAACAAAGTCATCCGATCGCTCAAGTTCAATAAAAACTATGACGGTGCATAA
- a CDS encoding T9SS type A sorting domain-containing protein, translated as MKRFILLLSFFLSFVVVKADITYKPSHLAVVAAPNSGDQLLEILITNTLNTQLPVYWKLVKDNSFKQNWETYICDTEFCYSVNVDQSNTSLPNNLKPGTHKFEFHFNAKNTLGNANVALKLYSDKTFTKEIKTLNINLNATYLKQTPAELAINTTPSSGDNKLNITYVNSHDTTYTVFWKVIKDNTTWKPQWETFICDLEFCYGNNVDQSMPNLPNKFKKGNSLIEFHFFPNNVSGNTSVTLKLYADKNFTQEIFSSVIQINNGLSGSQEIVIEKLNVSPSPATDFINLPENQNIRSVEIITSNGQFIRTAQIENSSSIQINDLSTGVYFIKAFDAKSQNIGISKFVKL; from the coding sequence ATGAAACGATTTATACTTTTACTTTCCTTTTTTCTTTCATTTGTAGTAGTCAAGGCAGATATTACCTACAAACCATCTCACCTTGCAGTTGTTGCTGCACCCAATAGCGGTGATCAGCTTTTGGAAATATTAATTACCAATACTTTAAATACCCAATTGCCTGTCTACTGGAAACTGGTAAAGGACAACTCTTTCAAACAAAATTGGGAAACCTATATTTGTGATACGGAATTTTGCTATAGTGTCAATGTCGATCAAAGCAATACAAGTCTTCCAAACAACTTAAAACCCGGCACACACAAGTTTGAATTCCATTTCAATGCCAAAAATACTTTAGGCAATGCTAATGTTGCCCTAAAATTGTACTCAGACAAAACCTTCACTAAAGAAATTAAAACCCTGAATATCAACCTTAATGCAACATATCTTAAACAAACCCCAGCAGAGCTTGCGATCAATACGACACCATCAAGTGGAGACAACAAATTGAACATTACATATGTCAACAGTCATGATACAACATATACTGTGTTTTGGAAAGTGATAAAGGACAACACTACCTGGAAACCTCAATGGGAAACCTTCATTTGTGATCTTGAGTTTTGTTATGGTAATAATGTAGATCAAAGCATGCCAAATCTTCCCAACAAATTTAAAAAGGGTAACAGCTTGATAGAGTTCCACTTTTTTCCCAATAATGTTTCAGGAAACACATCCGTTACGTTAAAACTATATGCAGACAAAAACTTTACTCAGGAAATATTTAGCTCTGTAATTCAGATAAATAATGGCTTATCAGGTTCTCAAGAAATAGTGATAGAAAAACTTAATGTGTCACCCAGTCCAGCAACTGATTTTATTAACTTGCCTGAAAACCAAAATATTCGTTCTGTCGAGATCATCACTTCTAATGGACAATTCATCAGAACCGCACAAATCGAAAACTCCTCATCTATACAAATCAATGATCTATCAACCGGTGTTTACTTTATCAAAGCTTTTGATGCAAAATCACAGAATATAGGAATTTCAAAATTTGTAAAGCTCTAA
- a CDS encoding endonuclease/exonuclease/phosphatase family protein, with amino-acid sequence MKKIFSKNYPFYVLILFWLLQSGCEPLVDTIPEIRDCETYTKQNAQTVPAKDTVLVMTWNIRFGCGVDILWFGDACGDRTVLLKKETEKSLESIIARINQLKPDILLLQEVDLYSKRSAYIDQMKYIMDRTYFGYGYYGTNWKSQFIPSDGIGRLDEGNAILSVWPMTEGTLYPLPLRTDVDALTKYFYVRESVLSGLVTMPDGKSFYAINTHLSAYSTDDTKLRQLQRYIAICDSLSKTGIAMVTGGDYNLIPPNSDITDYCLADACPGEKFHESGVEKFHKEGSYFTPEINWMNAMYERYESSLPLSEYKLNQKKYYSHSSDPNIDWNRTLDYLFTNRAFIKNSHKTWQEFRKEADHAAVTALLTIKK; translated from the coding sequence ATGAAAAAGATTTTTAGCAAAAATTATCCCTTTTATGTATTGATTTTGTTTTGGTTGTTGCAATCCGGATGTGAGCCGCTAGTAGATACAATTCCTGAAATAAGAGATTGTGAAACCTATACAAAACAAAATGCTCAAACTGTACCTGCAAAGGATACTGTACTTGTTATGACCTGGAATATCAGGTTTGGTTGTGGTGTAGATATCTTATGGTTTGGTGATGCCTGCGGAGACAGGACCGTACTTCTTAAGAAAGAAACTGAAAAAAGTCTTGAAAGTATTATCGCCCGTATCAATCAGCTTAAACCTGATATTCTATTGCTTCAGGAAGTTGATCTGTACTCTAAAAGATCTGCTTACATCGATCAAATGAAATATATCATGGATCGCACGTATTTTGGATATGGCTATTATGGCACCAACTGGAAAAGTCAGTTTATACCCAGTGATGGTATTGGCAGGCTCGATGAAGGCAATGCTATCCTTTCAGTGTGGCCTATGACAGAAGGTACCTTATACCCGTTACCTTTAAGAACTGATGTGGATGCTCTGACCAAGTATTTTTATGTAAGGGAGTCTGTACTCAGCGGACTGGTGACAATGCCTGACGGAAAGAGTTTTTATGCCATCAACACCCATTTGTCTGCATATTCGACTGATGATACAAAACTTCGTCAATTACAGAGATATATTGCTATATGTGATTCACTAAGTAAAACCGGAATCGCGATGGTGACCGGAGGTGATTACAACCTGATTCCTCCTAATTCAGATATTACAGATTATTGTCTTGCTGATGCATGTCCAGGAGAAAAATTTCATGAATCCGGTGTAGAGAAGTTTCACAAAGAAGGAAGCTATTTTACACCTGAAATCAATTGGATGAATGCGATGTATGAAAGGTATGAATCATCTCTTCCTCTCAGCGAATACAAATTGAATCAAAAAAAATATTATTCGCACTCATCTGATCCCAATATTGACTGGAACCGCACACTGGACTATCTTTTTACCAATCGCGCTTTCATCAAAAACTCCCATAAAACCTGGCAGGAATTCAGAAAAGAAGCCGATCACGCTGCGGTGACAGCATTACTGACCATTAAAAAATAA
- a CDS encoding aspartate aminotransferase family protein gives MFSKRQLFLQHVAQTSDFPMCLEVSHASGMYIYGTDGKKYLDFDSGISVSSVGHCHPAVVNAVKMQAETYMHTMVYGEHIQAPQVEYATLLSEVLNNGLNSVYYVNSGSEAVETAIKLARKARGRYEIISCANAYHGSTIAAESLRSDTAFTKHFVPTMPGVRHIRFNNETDLAKITNNTACVILEPVQAEAGIIVPENDYLQKVRTRCQQTGTLMILDEIQTGFGRTGEMFAHQKYGITPDILLIAKGMGGGMPIGGVVASTDLMMHFARNPALGHITTFGGHPVCVAAALATIKLLLHESHIAEIAKKEVLLKSLLKHDMIKEVRSSGLMMAVEIRDPSLLTPLIDRVISDGVLIDYFLFNASSFRIAPPLIITDQEIEYGVRTILNAMDAILR, from the coding sequence ATGTTTTCCAAAAGACAATTATTTCTGCAGCACGTAGCACAGACAAGTGATTTTCCTATGTGTCTGGAAGTAAGTCATGCTTCAGGTATGTATATCTATGGGACTGATGGAAAAAAATATCTTGATTTTGATTCCGGAATATCAGTCAGTTCAGTAGGGCACTGTCATCCTGCCGTAGTAAATGCGGTAAAAATGCAGGCAGAAACATATATGCATACTATGGTGTATGGAGAACATATTCAGGCACCACAGGTTGAATATGCCACATTATTATCCGAAGTTTTGAACAATGGTCTCAATAGTGTGTATTATGTAAATAGTGGATCTGAAGCTGTTGAAACAGCCATAAAACTGGCAAGAAAAGCTAGAGGAAGATATGAAATCATCAGTTGCGCCAACGCATATCACGGCAGTACCATCGCAGCAGAAAGCCTGAGAAGTGATACTGCTTTTACCAAACATTTTGTGCCCACCATGCCGGGAGTAAGACACATCAGATTCAACAATGAAACAGATTTAGCAAAGATAACCAACAACACAGCTTGTGTGATTCTGGAACCCGTACAAGCTGAAGCAGGTATAATTGTGCCTGAAAATGACTACCTGCAAAAAGTCCGAACCAGGTGTCAACAGACCGGGACATTGATGATTCTGGATGAAATCCAAACAGGTTTCGGTCGCACAGGGGAAATGTTTGCACATCAAAAATACGGTATTACTCCTGACATATTGCTTATAGCAAAAGGCATGGGCGGTGGAATGCCCATAGGTGGGGTGGTGGCATCCACGGACTTGATGATGCATTTTGCCCGCAATCCTGCACTGGGGCATATCACTACTTTCGGTGGCCATCCTGTATGTGTAGCTGCTGCATTGGCAACTATAAAACTACTTTTACATGAATCTCATATTGCTGAAATAGCAAAAAAAGAAGTACTCTTAAAAAGTTTGCTCAAGCATGACATGATCAAGGAAGTGCGCTCTTCCGGTCTGATGATGGCTGTAGAAATCCGTGATCCATCATTACTCACTCCTTTGATAGATCGAGTCATCAGCGATGGCGTCCTGATCGACTATTTCCTGTTCAATGCATCTTCCTTTCGAATAGCACCTCCTTTGATAATAACAGACCAGGAAATCGAATATGGAGTAAGGACGATTTTAAATGCTATGGATGCTATACTGAGATGA
- a CDS encoding fused MFS/spermidine synthase: protein MKESKITSLLSYLTEVHLESVPSEYNDQLHVVLKNGRYQLCTENAIYSYGDKYYNFRKCFKKMVLPDSGKTDVLLLGFGMGSIPYMLEKVFMRNYRYTGVEIDPMIIYLASKYVMPELSSEISIIETDAATFVKQNDELFDIICIDIFVDDNIPAYFLTESFLIQVKNSISEKGIILFNHLGYTSIDVSKAKLYYETVFSKIFFDSTMIKVHKNIMMISKRDVINV, encoded by the coding sequence ATGAAGGAAAGCAAAATCACATCACTATTGAGCTATCTGACAGAGGTGCACTTAGAAAGTGTTCCTTCAGAGTATAATGATCAACTACATGTAGTTCTGAAAAACGGAAGATATCAGTTGTGTACAGAAAATGCGATCTACTCATATGGTGATAAATATTATAATTTCAGAAAATGCTTTAAAAAAATGGTGCTTCCGGATTCCGGTAAGACCGATGTTTTGTTGTTGGGTTTCGGGATGGGAAGTATACCATATATGCTCGAGAAAGTATTTATGAGAAATTACAGGTATACCGGTGTGGAAATCGATCCTATGATAATATATCTTGCTTCCAAATATGTCATGCCCGAATTGAGTTCTGAGATATCAATCATAGAGACCGATGCTGCCACATTTGTGAAACAAAATGACGAACTTTTTGATATCATCTGTATTGATATTTTTGTAGATGATAATATACCTGCTTATTTCCTGACAGAATCATTTCTAATACAAGTCAAAAATAGTATCAGTGAAAAAGGTATAATTTTGTTTAACCATCTTGGATATACTTCCATTGATGTTTCAAAAGCAAAACTGTATTATGAAACCGTATTTTCAAAGATATTTTTTGATTCAACAATGATAAAAGTGCATAAAAATATCATGATGATCAGCAAAAGAGACGTTATAAATGTATAA
- a CDS encoding IS4 family transposase, translating into MTVKDNSKKLVGQPIFKQLIDFIPKDKFAVLALTHKTDKHYRSFPAWTQLITMLFGIFSRCDSMGEICDGMMGMQGKLNHLGLKSSPARSTAGDGLRERDNVFFEKLYFELLQHFKPILSVSRINNVSFSDLFIFDSSTIRLFSDIMKGVGRNPKDDGRKKGGLKVHMLIDAHADTPAFVKISEAKCHDKTFIQYLNLPEHSMVVFDRAYNHYLQFAKFTGKKINFVCRLKKNAVYDIIEQTYCKELNDTEYGVLKEEHIHLKYKDNGEEKALCLRKVTYKDVKGRVYEFITNNFEIKREEVAYIYKLWWNIELLFKKLKQNFQLHFFYSETENGIKTQIWCTLIAQLLLLILKVKSETKKAFSTVAALVRIHMISLIDVIWMVENSRRTYVKATKTKNKSPCPQLSIF; encoded by the coding sequence ATGACAGTCAAAGATAACTCAAAAAAATTAGTCGGTCAGCCAATTTTCAAACAATTGATTGATTTTATACCAAAAGATAAGTTTGCAGTATTAGCACTAACCCACAAAACAGATAAGCATTATAGGTCATTCCCTGCTTGGACGCAACTGATCACTATGCTTTTCGGAATATTTAGCAGATGTGATTCTATGGGTGAAATATGTGATGGAATGATGGGAATGCAAGGTAAATTAAATCATCTTGGACTTAAATCGTCACCTGCCAGAAGTACTGCTGGTGATGGATTGAGAGAACGAGACAACGTGTTTTTTGAAAAGCTGTACTTTGAACTTCTGCAACATTTTAAGCCAATTTTGTCGGTCAGCCGCATTAATAATGTATCATTCAGCGACCTATTTATCTTTGATTCGAGTACCATTAGACTATTTTCTGATATTATGAAAGGTGTGGGGCGCAATCCAAAGGATGACGGCAGGAAGAAAGGTGGGCTCAAAGTCCATATGCTCATTGATGCACACGCTGATACCCCTGCGTTTGTAAAGATCAGCGAAGCCAAATGTCATGATAAAACTTTTATTCAATACCTAAACCTTCCCGAGCATAGTATGGTGGTGTTTGACAGGGCTTATAACCATTACCTCCAATTTGCTAAATTTACAGGCAAGAAGATCAATTTTGTATGTAGATTGAAGAAAAATGCAGTGTATGACATCATAGAACAAACATATTGTAAAGAACTGAACGACACAGAATATGGTGTCTTGAAAGAAGAACACATACACCTTAAATACAAGGACAACGGAGAAGAAAAAGCGTTGTGCTTGAGGAAAGTCACGTACAAAGACGTAAAAGGAAGGGTATATGAGTTTATCACCAATAACTTTGAAATAAAAAGAGAAGAAGTAGCTTATATATATAAACTCTGGTGGAATATAGAGCTCCTGTTCAAGAAATTGAAACAAAATTTTCAATTGCACTTTTTCTATTCAGAAACAGAAAACGGGATAAAGACACAAATATGGTGCACATTGATAGCACAATTACTACTCCTGATACTAAAAGTAAAATCCGAAACAAAAAAAGCCTTCTCTACAGTGGCAGCATTGGTGAGGATCCATATGATAAGCCTCATAGATGTAATCTGGATGGTTGAAAACAGCCGCAGAACTTATGTAAAAGCCACAAAGACAAAAAATAAATCACCCTGTCCTCAATTATCGATCTTTTAA